The Campylobacter ureolyticus ACS-301-V-Sch3b genomic sequence CTAATCCACCACCTACAAGCCCACCTGTATGAAATTTTTGCGCTTTTATCATTGCAACTTGAGCCATTCCTTGAGCTATAGCAATAGCTGCAAGAGCAGCTCCAAGATATGGATTACCAGCAGTTGCATAAGCATTAGTTGCAGCGGTGTAAGTATTTACAATAGCTTTTCCTACCATCATTGATTGATAAGCTCTTAAAGCTGCTTTATTTTTGCCACCACTTGCATCATAAAACATCTTTGCTAAATTTGCTAAGCCATCAAACCCAGCACCAGCTATGCTCATTCGGTATTGCATCCCAAGTCTATCTAACTCAAGCTGCTTGGCTCTATGGTTTGACTGGGTTTGCTCAAGTGATGCATAGTGAGCTTCAATTCTTGCTGCTTCCATGGCTTGGAACTCATCAAGGGCATTAAGTCTGTTTTGAAATTGATTAGTTATGCCTAGATCATAACCCATAGAACTGTTTAAATTCTCATAGTTTTGATCTCTTGCATCTTTACCATAAAGGGCATCTGAGATCTCAAGACCTGAGTATCCATCACGCCTCATCTCTATTTCACGCCCTTTTAAGCGATAATTACTTGCTTTTACTTTATCTCCTAAAAGCTCATAATACCTCTCTTTAAACCGTAAAAACTCAAGGTCTTTATCTTGCTTATATTTAAGCTCTTCATCGGCTAATTTTTTAGAAATTTGAAGTTCATTAAGCCCAAGTTCTTTTAACTCAAATGAGCGTTTTTCTCTTTGTTTTAAGCGTTTGTTTTCTAGATCATCTATCGCATCATAATAAGCTATTTGATGATTTAGCCTATCTAAATACTCTTTTTTTGGATCAATAAGTTTTGTTTTAACACCCTTTAAAGGGGCTTTAATAAGTGTTTTAGAGCTATTTACTTTGTTTTTAATATCGCTTACTTTAATTTTTTCAAGCTCTTTATTAGCTTCGGCGGCACTATCTTTAGCAATATCACTAATTTGATATTTAATACTTTTAAAAATTTCATCTGTTGTGCTTCTTGCTTTATTTAATTCAGCCTTTAAAGCATCTAAATTGATATTTGCTCCAACATCAACTCGCCCTAGGCTTATTTCACCAACTCCAATGAAATTATTAAAAGAATTTATTGCAATCTCAACTTTTTCTAAGATAGAGTTAATTGTTTTATTTATGCTATCACTTAGATTTTTAACCCCACTTGCTACCAAAGTAACTGCACTTAAAAAAGCTTCTCTAACTGCATTTACTACTAAAATTAAGCTTGAGCCAATTAGCTGAAAGCTTTTAAACGTATCAGATCCAAACTCTATAATTTTACTTTTATTTTTATCTATCCAGTTTGAAAGCTGATTTAAGCTATCAGCCACACCGCCACTTGCCCCACTAACACTATCTAAATCACCAACCAAGCTTAAAAGAGAGTTTGAAATTTTAACCCTTGCGTTACTGATGGTTAAAGGCATCTTTGAAAACTCATCATTAATAGTATCTGCTTGATTTTGCAAAGCATTAAAAACTTCTTCTGCAGTGAGTTTGCCTTGGGCTCCAAGCTCTCTTAGTGCTCCAACTGTGACACCCATACCATCAGCTATTGCTCTTGCTAACCTTGGGCT encodes the following:
- a CDS encoding tape measure protein codes for the protein MKNLNIKISVDSANANSNVDKLSKSFKNLKDRVDFGAHLSQFAAGLSALSGSIAGMIDRSFELADSYKSLVARVNLVSSSNNEFIAGMREIYAISQSTASGFESTAGLYTSLKTATESLAISQRDLLGVTKTINQTLTISGASASASSAALIQLSQAFASGVLRGDELNSILEQSPRLARAIADGMGVTVGALRELGAQGKLTAEEVFNALQNQADTINDEFSKMPLTISNARVKISNSLLSLVGDLDSVSGASGGVADSLNQLSNWIDKNKSKIIEFGSDTFKSFQLIGSSLILVVNAVREAFLSAVTLVASGVKNLSDSINKTINSILEKVEIAINSFNNFIGVGEISLGRVDVGANINLDALKAELNKARSTTDEIFKSIKYQISDIAKDSAAEANKELEKIKVSDIKNKVNSSKTLIKAPLKGVKTKLIDPKKEYLDRLNHQIAYYDAIDDLENKRLKQREKRSFELKELGLNELQISKKLADEELKYKQDKDLEFLRFKERYYELLGDKVKASNYRLKGREIEMRRDGYSGLEISDALYGKDARDQNYENLNSSMGYDLGITNQFQNRLNALDEFQAMEAARIEAHYASLEQTQSNHRAKQLELDRLGMQYRMSIAGAGFDGLANLAKMFYDASGGKNKAALRAYQSMMVGKAIVNTYTAATNAYATAGNPYLGAALAAIAIAQGMAQVAMIKAQKFHTGGLVGGGLERDEVPAILQTGEYVLSRRDVANLKDNSKNESNDGVVIVNTLDSAVFEQWANSRNGKRVIKNVISGE